The following coding sequences are from one Euwallacea similis isolate ESF13 chromosome 27, ESF131.1, whole genome shotgun sequence window:
- the LOC136417311 gene encoding mid1-interacting protein 1-like isoform X3, protein MLILSSQGDNVCGDSFSRNCLRRIARNDDTESSPHSVMNVIEKFVKTVNVMDETILVPCRLMDLKVGDEQDPASDKHKNKYAVQQTLKATDLFEIYSMLKNVKDGLLWGGKAQPVQDIPETSLVSVLPIKGHIRRPSTVSVGSTNSSTSALSDSDSETGSCNENDSGIEEVVPEECRTERIAHDFQRHLVGLTRSLKEMTEAAQYLTWRYQHDIGGPV, encoded by the exons ATGCTGATTTTGTCGAGCCAAGGTGACAATGTTTGCGGGGATTCATTCAGCAG GAATTGCCTACGCCGCATCGCACGAAACGATGATACAGAGAGTTCACCGCACAGTGTTATGAACGTCATCGAGAAATTCGTCAAAACCGTGAACGTCATGGATGAAACCATCCTGGTTCCATGCAGGTTGATGGATCTGAAGGTGGGCGATGAGCAGGACCCGGCCTCCGATAAACATAAGAATAAGTATGCAGTGCAGCAGACTCTGAAAGCTACAGATCTCTTCGAGATCTACAGTATGCTCAAGAACGTTAAGGATGGGTTATTATGGGGTGGCAAGGCCCAGCCTGTACAGGATATTCCGGAGACATCCTTGG tttcagTTCTCCCAATAAAAGGCCACATTCGGCGACCATCAACAGTGAGCGTGGGCTCGACTAACTCGAGTACTTCTGCATTGAGCGATTCCGACTCAGAGACCGGTAGCTGCAATGAGAATGATTCAGGAATTGAGGAAGTGGTGCCAGAAGAATGCCGTACCGAAAGGATAGCCCATGATTTCCAGAGGCATTTGGTGGGACTCACCAGGTCATTGAAAGAGATGACCGAAGCTGCCCAGTACCTGACTTGGCGCTATCAGCACGATATTGGTGGGCCAGTTTAA
- the LOC136417311 gene encoding mid1-interacting protein 1-like isoform X2 produces the protein MGPVFVQIYLVISVIFMVHKLAVNCLRRIARNDDTESSPHSVMNVIEKFVKTVNVMDETILVPCRLMDLKVGDEQDPASDKHKNKYAVQQTLKATDLFEIYSMLKNVKDGLLWGGKAQPVQDIPETSLVSVLPIKGHIRRPSTVSVGSTNSSTSALSDSDSETGSCNENDSGIEEVVPEECRTERIAHDFQRHLVGLTRSLKEMTEAAQYLTWRYQHDIGGPV, from the exons GAATTGCCTACGCCGCATCGCACGAAACGATGATACAGAGAGTTCACCGCACAGTGTTATGAACGTCATCGAGAAATTCGTCAAAACCGTGAACGTCATGGATGAAACCATCCTGGTTCCATGCAGGTTGATGGATCTGAAGGTGGGCGATGAGCAGGACCCGGCCTCCGATAAACATAAGAATAAGTATGCAGTGCAGCAGACTCTGAAAGCTACAGATCTCTTCGAGATCTACAGTATGCTCAAGAACGTTAAGGATGGGTTATTATGGGGTGGCAAGGCCCAGCCTGTACAGGATATTCCGGAGACATCCTTGG tttcagTTCTCCCAATAAAAGGCCACATTCGGCGACCATCAACAGTGAGCGTGGGCTCGACTAACTCGAGTACTTCTGCATTGAGCGATTCCGACTCAGAGACCGGTAGCTGCAATGAGAATGATTCAGGAATTGAGGAAGTGGTGCCAGAAGAATGCCGTACCGAAAGGATAGCCCATGATTTCCAGAGGCATTTGGTGGGACTCACCAGGTCATTGAAAGAGATGACCGAAGCTGCCCAGTACCTGACTTGGCGCTATCAGCACGATATTGGTGGGCCAGTTTAA
- the LOC136417311 gene encoding mid1-interacting protein 1-like isoform X4, translating to MHIMCEVVLATTQFQKNCLRRIARNDDTESSPHSVMNVIEKFVKTVNVMDETILVPCRLMDLKVGDEQDPASDKHKNKYAVQQTLKATDLFEIYSMLKNVKDGLLWGGKAQPVQDIPETSLVSVLPIKGHIRRPSTVSVGSTNSSTSALSDSDSETGSCNENDSGIEEVVPEECRTERIAHDFQRHLVGLTRSLKEMTEAAQYLTWRYQHDIGGPV from the exons GAATTGCCTACGCCGCATCGCACGAAACGATGATACAGAGAGTTCACCGCACAGTGTTATGAACGTCATCGAGAAATTCGTCAAAACCGTGAACGTCATGGATGAAACCATCCTGGTTCCATGCAGGTTGATGGATCTGAAGGTGGGCGATGAGCAGGACCCGGCCTCCGATAAACATAAGAATAAGTATGCAGTGCAGCAGACTCTGAAAGCTACAGATCTCTTCGAGATCTACAGTATGCTCAAGAACGTTAAGGATGGGTTATTATGGGGTGGCAAGGCCCAGCCTGTACAGGATATTCCGGAGACATCCTTGG tttcagTTCTCCCAATAAAAGGCCACATTCGGCGACCATCAACAGTGAGCGTGGGCTCGACTAACTCGAGTACTTCTGCATTGAGCGATTCCGACTCAGAGACCGGTAGCTGCAATGAGAATGATTCAGGAATTGAGGAAGTGGTGCCAGAAGAATGCCGTACCGAAAGGATAGCCCATGATTTCCAGAGGCATTTGGTGGGACTCACCAGGTCATTGAAAGAGATGACCGAAGCTGCCCAGTACCTGACTTGGCGCTATCAGCACGATATTGGTGGGCCAGTTTAA